A genomic stretch from Primulina huaijiensis isolate GDHJ02 chromosome 14, ASM1229523v2, whole genome shotgun sequence includes:
- the LOC140956825 gene encoding uncharacterized protein → MVHLVVHLAYEARVAGPVHYRWMYPIERYLGKLKFFFRNKARPEANIAEAYLADECVVFCSRYLECTDSFGNKDARHQETPDNEYPLLPSFPQIGRATKKRQIVTLDSKTLCQAHRYILSNCTALQSYREELRDELKRKHRYGHRPTNFQLDYMVRMQFPEWFAKRVDRANERIDDLILRVLARGPNPIAFSYHGFNVNGFAFRTVESERNKKMQNSGVMVSSMHDNDDNESTYYGRLTDVISLDYSGHGRIVLFRCDWVNTTVGMKIDPLGFTMLDFSRLIHTGEREKHEPFILASQAQMIYYVRDPKEEDWHSVIRYTPRDTYNMGNEDDIDTMQFVEFLLDDVNNIDIELTRNDVDGSIVDGMPIVNHETDEE, encoded by the exons ATGGTGCATTTGGTGGTGCATTTGGCATATGAAGCAAGAGTAGCTGGGCCTGTACATTATCGGTGGATGTATCCAATAGAAAGATATCTTggaaaactaaaatttttttttagaaacaaAGCACGACCTGAGGCCAATATTGCAGAGGCATACTTAGCAGACGAATGCGTTGTGTTTTGTTCTCGTTATTTAGAGTGTACAGACTCATTTGGCAATAAAGACGCAAGACACCAGGAGACCCCCGATAATGAGTATCCTTTACTACCATCGTTTCCACAAATAGGACGAGCTACAAAAAAGCGTCAAATAGTTACTTTGGACAGCAAAACTCTTTGCCAAGCTCACAGATATATCCTTTCTAATTGCACAGCTCTACAATCATATCGTGA AGAATTAAGAGACGAATTGAAGAGAAAGCATAGATATGGTCATCGTCCAACTAACTTTCAGTTGGATTATATGGTTCGAATGCAATTTCCAGAATGGTTTGCTAAAAGA GTTGATCGGGCAAATGAACGAATCGATGACTTAATTCTAAGGGTACTTGCACGTGGTCCGAATCCAATAGCATTTAGTTATCATGGGTTCAATGTGAATGGTTTTGCATTTCGCACAGTAGAATctgaaagaaacaaaaaaatgcAGAATAGTGGAGTCATGGTGTCGTCGATGCATGATAATGACGATAATGAGTCAACCTATTATGGACGGTTAACTGATGTTATCTCACTTGATTACAGTGGTCATGGACGAATAGTTTTGTTCCGATGCGATTGGGTTAATACTACTGTTGGAATGAAAATTGATCCTTTAGGATTTACGATGCTGGATTTTTCGCGTTTGATACATACAGGAGAACGAGAAAAGCATGAACCTTTTATTTTGGCTTCGCAAGCtcaaatgatttattatgttCGTGATCCAAAAGAAGAAGATTGGCATTCTGTTATTCGCTACACACCAAGAGACACATACAACATGGGCAATGAAGATGATATTGATACAATGCAATTTGTCGAATTTTTGTTGGATGACGTAAACAATATAGACATTGAGTTAACAAGAAATGATGTAGATGGCTCAATCGTTGATGGCATGCCTATTGTGAACCATGAAACTGATGAAGAATAA